In Tripterygium wilfordii isolate XIE 37 chromosome 23, ASM1340144v1, whole genome shotgun sequence, one genomic interval encodes:
- the LOC119993641 gene encoding gibberellic acid methyltransferase 2-like — MSIPTKSEAALDIMKKEYYPETWTGGLHRVLCMQGGDDDGSYAKNSEAPASAITLCKPMLLTAIQSMKLFFNNNEEGADHDSLRIADLGCATGYNTLATIDMVVESLRLRYAKECSLEPEFEAFFSDLPSNDFNSLFKSLSAKKSRNYYAAGVPGSFYYRLFAKRKLHIAVSLSALHWLSQIPDAVVDKASPAWNKGRAWIDGAKEEVVEAYAKQSEKDMEDFLRCRKEEILQGGILFMLMGGRPGSQPPENQLGDPDSRAKHPFTNSMDQAWQDLVNEGLIDEETRDGFNIPAYMRSMEEVENAIRKCGGFEIQRMEYKTLVEHSEDKQQEWIKDPVSYGRAKANLVRATLRPIVEAHLGPYLSDQLFKRFEERVSSDFTLLHKTIFYGVIVVCAVRI; from the exons ATGAGTATACCCACAAAATCAGAAGCAGCTTTAGATATCATGAAGAAGGAGTACTATCCAGAGACATGGACAGGAGGGCTACATAGAGTTCTATGTATGCAAGGAGGAGATGATGATGGTAGTTATGCTAAGAACTCCGAAGCCCCGGCCTCCGCAATCACCTTGTGTAAACCAATGCTTTTAACAGCAATTCAATCAATGAAGCTCTTCTTCAATAACAACGAAGAAGGGGCTGATCATGATTCCCTAAGAATAGCTGACTTGGGTTGTGCAACTGGGTACAACACTTTGGCCACAATTGACATGGTTGTCGAAAGCTTGAGGCTGCGCTATGCGAAAGAGTGCAGCCTTGAGCCTGAATTTGAGGCTTTCTTCTCTGATCTTCCTTCCAATGATTTCAACTCTCTGTTCAAGTCATTGTCTGctaagaaatcaaggaattaCTATGCTGCCGGTGTTCCTGGATCGTTCTATTATCGCCTTTTCGCGAAACGAAAGCTTCATATTGCTGTCAGCTTGAGTGCCTTGCACTGGCTCTCCCAG ATTCCGGATGCAGTGGTAGACAAGGCGTCGCCAGCGTGGAACAAAGGGCGAGCGTGGATTGATGGAGCGAAGGAGGAGGTAGTGGAAGCATACGCAAAGCAATCAGAGAAGGACATGGAAGACTTTTTGAGGTGCAGGAAAGAAGAGATATTACAAGGAGGAATACTGTTTATGTTGATGGGAGGAAGGCCTGGATCGCAGCCGCCGGAGAATCAGTTGGGTGATCCAGATTCAAGAGCTAAGCATCCTTTCACCAATTCAATGGATCAAGCTTGGCAAGACCTAGTAAATGAG gGTTTGATAGATGAGGAAACTAGAGATGGGTTCAACATTCCAGCATACATGAGAAGCATGGAAGAGGTagaaaatgcaataagaaaATGTGGTGGTTTTGAGATACAAAGAATGGAGTACAAGACACTCGTGGAGCATTCGGAGGATAAACAACAAGAGTGGATTAAGGATCCGGTTTCCTACGGTAGAGCCAAAGCCAACCTGGTAAGAGCCACTCTAAGGCCCATTGTTGAGGCCCACTTAGGCCCATACCTCTCCGATCAACTATTCAAGCGGTTTGAGGAGAGAGTTTCTTCCGATTTTACCCTCCTCCACAAGACCATTTTTTATGGTGTTATTGTTGTTTGTGCTGTCAGAATATGA
- the LOC119993855 gene encoding L-ascorbate oxidase homolog: protein MDGVILVLLLCLAAGTVSMVRGEDPYIFFTWNITYGTISPLGVPQQAIMINNQFPGPNINSTSNNNVVVNVFNNLDEPFLLTWTGIQQRKNSWQDGVLGTNCPIAPGTNYTYHFQVKDQIGSYIYYPSVGMHRAIGGFGGLRINSRLLIPVPYPDPEDDYTVIINDWYTKTLKTLTKLLESGKSIGRPEGVLINGQAAKGDGKDKPLFTMKPGKTYKYRICNAGIKTSVNFRIQKHNMKLVEMEGSHVVQNIYESLDVHAGQCYSVLVTADKEPKDYYMVASTRFTKNVLTSKGIMRYEGGKGPASPELPEAPVGWAWSLNQFRTFRWNLTASAARPNPQGSYHYGAINITRTIKLVNTVDRSGGKLRYALNGVSHVDVPTPLKLAEYYGITDKVFKYDSIPDEPPAKIEKVTVQPNVNNVTFRTFVEIIFENHEKSMQSYHLSGYSFFAVAIEPGTWAPEKRKNYNLLDAISRHTIQVFPNSWAAILLTFDNAGMWNLRSEIWERNYLGQQLYISVLSPERSLRDEYNVPDNAILCGLVKDMPKPPPYSI from the exons ATGGATGGGGTGATTTTAGTGTTATTGCTCTGCCTCGCAGCGGGGACTGTGTCGATGGTTCGAGGTGAAGATCCTTACATTTTCTTCACATGGAATATCACTTACGGCACCATCTCTCCTCTGGGAGTTCCTCAACAAGCTATTATGATCAACAATCAGTTTCCAGGACCCAATATCAACTCTACTAGCAACAACAACGTTGTTGTCAATGTCTTCAACAATCTCGACGAGCCATTCCTTCTCACCTG GACGGGCATCCAGCAGAGGAAGAATTCATGGCAAGACGGTGTGCTTGGAACGAATTGCCCGATCGCTCCTGGCACCAACTACACCTACCATTTCCAGGTAAAGGATCAGATTGGGAGCTACATTTACTACCCAAGTGTGGGGATGCATAGAGCAATTGGTGGCTTCGGTGGCCTCCGAATCAACAGTCGTTTGCTCATCCCCGTCCCTTACCCCGATCCAGAGGACGACTACACTGTCATAATCAATGACTGGTACACCAAGACCCTCAAAACTCTCACAAAGTTGTTGGAGAGTGGGAAATCAATTGGTCGGCCTGAGGGTGTGTTGATCAATGGGCAAGCCGCTAAGGGAGACGGCAAGGACAAGCCTCTCTTCACAATGAAGCCTGGGAAGACCTACAAGTACAGAATTTGCAATGCTGGGATCAAGACATCAGTCAATTTCAGGATCCAGAAGCATAACATGAAGCTTGTGGAGATGGAAGGCTCCCACGTTGTGCAAAACATATACGAGTCCCTCGACGTCCACGCTGGGCAATGCTATTCGGTTCTGGTGACAGCTGATAAAGAACCAAAGGACTATTACATGGTAGCTTCCACCAGATTCACCAAGAATGTCCTAACTTCAAAGGGAATTATGCGCTACGAAGGCGGTAAAGGCCCTGCCTCTCCTGAACTCCCTGAAGCCCCGGTTGGTTGGGCTTGGTCTCTCAACCAGTTCCGCACCTTCCGCTGGAACCTCACGGCCAGTGCTGCCAGGCCTAATCCCCAAGGCTCATACCACTACGGTGCCATCAACATTACCCGAACAATCAAGCTTGTGAACACAGTTGATAGGTCCGGTGGCAAGCTTCGCTACGCGCTCAATGGAGTCTCTCACGTCGATGTTCCAACCCCACTTAAGCTTGCGGAGTACTATGGAATCACAGACAAGGTCTTCAAGTATGACAGCATCCCAGATGAACCTCCGGCCAAGATCGAAAAGGTGACCGTACAACCCAATGTCAACAACGTCACCTTCCGTACCTTTGTGGAAATCATCTTCGAGAACCATGAGAAGAGCATGCAGTCTTATCACTTGAGCGGATACTCATTCTTCGCTGTCGC AATTGAGCCAGGAACTTGGGCTccagagaagaggaagaactaCAACCTCCTCGATGCGATTAGCAGGCACACAATCCAAGTCTTCCCCAACTCATGGGCTGCAATTCTTCTGACATTCGACAACGCCGGAATGTGGAACCTGAGGTCTGAGATATGGGAGAGGAACTACCTCGGACAGCAACTATACATCAGTGTTTTGTCCCCAGAACGATCACTGAGAGATGAGTACAATGTCCCTGACAATGCAATACTTTGTGGGCTGGTCAAGGACATGCCCAAGCCACCTCCTTACAGCATCTAA